A genomic window from Brevibacillus agri includes:
- a CDS encoding 4-hydroxy-3-methylbut-2-enyl diphosphate reductase — translation MEVIKISPRGYCYGVVDAMVLALRTAQNFDLPRPIHILGMIVHNAHVVEAFEKQGIKTLDGEDRLALLDQVNEGTVIFTAHGVSPEVRKKARDKGLTVVDATCPDVTKTHDLIREKIADGYHVIYIGKKGHPEPEGAVGIAPDRVHLVQKLEELDALDIPTDKLIVTNQTTMSQWDVKHLMDAILHRFPGVEVHNEICLATQVRQEAVATQAGEADLCIVVGDPRSNNSNRLAQVSEEIANVPSYRIADLSELDIEWLRGKKNVAVTSGASTPTPLTKEVITFLEQFDEFNPATWEKKRTVDMEKILPRVK, via the coding sequence ATGGAAGTCATCAAGATTTCCCCCCGCGGATATTGCTACGGTGTTGTCGATGCCATGGTTTTGGCGCTGCGTACAGCGCAAAACTTTGACCTTCCCCGCCCGATTCACATTTTGGGCATGATCGTACACAATGCCCACGTCGTCGAGGCGTTTGAAAAACAAGGCATTAAAACATTGGATGGAGAAGATCGGCTGGCGCTTTTGGACCAGGTGAACGAAGGAACCGTCATCTTCACCGCCCATGGCGTCTCTCCGGAGGTGCGGAAAAAAGCGCGGGACAAAGGCTTGACCGTTGTCGATGCGACCTGCCCGGACGTGACGAAGACGCACGACCTGATCCGCGAAAAAATTGCGGATGGCTACCATGTGATCTACATCGGGAAAAAAGGGCATCCGGAGCCGGAGGGGGCAGTCGGCATCGCGCCGGACCGCGTGCATCTCGTGCAAAAGCTGGAAGAGCTGGACGCGCTCGACATCCCGACCGACAAGCTGATTGTCACTAACCAGACTACGATGAGCCAGTGGGATGTCAAACATTTAATGGATGCCATCCTGCACCGTTTCCCTGGGGTAGAGGTGCACAACGAAATTTGCCTGGCTACCCAAGTGCGCCAGGAAGCAGTCGCGACGCAGGCGGGCGAGGCAGACCTGTGTATTGTCGTGGGCGATCCGCGCAGCAACAACTCCAACCGTCTGGCGCAGGTGTCGGAAGAGATCGCGAATGTGCCGTCCTATCGGATTGCGGATTTGTCCGAGCTCGACATCGAGTGGCTGCGCGGAAAGAAAAACGTTGCGGTGACGTCGGGCGCTTCCACGCCAACTCCTTTGACCAAAGAAGTGATTACCTTCCTGGAGCAATTCGATGAGTTCAACCCGGCTACATGGGAGAAGAAACGAACCGTCGACATGGAGAAAATATTGCCGAGGGTGAAATAG
- a CDS encoding MFS transporter, which translates to MPGSHSGMGLSGAGGRYFSLCALYLFVYYGFGAFSPLITQYYNSISLTGTQIGLISAVAPIVSIVAQPMWGLFCDRFQIRKTVLILTLVASGLAGLFFVGVSSFAFVFLLYLILSFFQSAVIPISDSLALGYAKKNGLQFGDIRLWGAVGFALAAFVTGLLVEQWGPSVLFYSYCLALLIAMLFLLRVPDESEETSRFRVGMLAGMRDLLRLPRYLLFLLASFCVLGAVNANNIWFSLFYQEIGGTVAGVGLAFLLFAGSEAPFMKLAGVFVRRWGLELTLLLAAVCGAARWLWYSSAPSTTFVIAMFFIQGISVGFYLATAAQFVRENTPASLQVTALAIFFSVGGGLGTMLCNLVAGWIKDSYSTLGIYLFFGIITVIGIIPLVLITYGPWKQAAPDDKVEATQ; encoded by the coding sequence ATGCCAGGATCACATTCCGGTATGGGACTTTCGGGCGCTGGCGGAAGATACTTCAGTCTTTGCGCCCTTTATCTTTTTGTTTACTACGGGTTTGGTGCGTTTTCTCCGCTGATTACGCAGTACTACAACTCGATTTCGCTCACGGGCACCCAGATCGGCTTGATTAGCGCAGTCGCTCCCATCGTTTCGATTGTCGCCCAGCCGATGTGGGGGCTGTTTTGTGACCGCTTTCAAATTCGCAAAACTGTCTTGATTCTGACGCTTGTCGCTTCGGGACTGGCCGGACTTTTCTTCGTCGGCGTGTCCAGCTTCGCCTTTGTTTTCCTGCTCTATTTGATCCTCTCATTTTTTCAGAGCGCCGTCATTCCGATTTCGGACAGTCTGGCTTTGGGCTACGCGAAAAAAAACGGCCTGCAATTCGGCGACATCCGGCTGTGGGGAGCGGTTGGCTTTGCGCTCGCCGCCTTTGTGACAGGGCTTCTCGTCGAACAGTGGGGGCCATCCGTGCTGTTTTACTCCTACTGTCTCGCGCTGTTGATCGCCATGCTGTTTTTGCTGCGGGTGCCGGACGAGTCCGAGGAGACGTCGCGCTTTCGCGTCGGCATGCTGGCTGGCATGCGGGATTTGCTGCGGCTTCCGCGCTACCTGCTGTTTTTGCTGGCGTCCTTTTGCGTGCTTGGCGCGGTGAACGCGAACAACATCTGGTTTTCCTTGTTTTATCAGGAGATTGGCGGCACGGTGGCGGGAGTGGGGCTGGCTTTTCTGCTGTTTGCAGGCAGTGAAGCGCCGTTTATGAAGCTGGCAGGCGTTTTCGTGCGGAGGTGGGGCCTGGAGCTGACGCTGCTGCTCGCTGCTGTGTGCGGGGCGGCGCGCTGGCTCTGGTACAGTTCGGCACCCAGCACGACGTTCGTTATCGCCATGTTTTTCATTCAAGGCATCTCGGTAGGTTTTTACTTGGCGACGGCTGCCCAGTTTGTGCGCGAAAATACGCCCGCCTCCCTGCAGGTGACGGCGCTGGCCATCTTCTTTTCGGTAGGAGGCGGGCTGGGGACGATGCTGTGCAATCTCGTGGCTGGCTGGATCAAAGATTCGTATTCTACGCTAGGCATCTATTTGTTTTTTGGCATCATCACGGTAATCGGGATCATTCCGCTTGTTTTGATTACGTATGGGCCGTGGAAGCAAGCGGCTCCCGACGACAAAGTCGAGGCTACTCAATGA
- a CDS encoding cupredoxin domain-containing protein, whose product MSRQWFRQLRYPLIALAVTLTLLWTHHQRLHTSYAATTRSHTVTISSAGFLPNQLTARAGERVSLMIVNADTRPHNLSIRDLNLSSTELKPTQSTMLQFSADKKGRFFFVSDAPGYPESGYQGMLVIE is encoded by the coding sequence ATGTCTCGTCAATGGTTCCGGCAGCTTCGCTATCCCCTCATCGCACTGGCCGTAACATTAACGCTGCTTTGGACGCATCACCAGCGCTTGCATACTTCCTACGCCGCCACTACGCGGTCGCACACCGTCACGATCTCCAGCGCCGGCTTTTTGCCCAACCAGCTAACGGCGCGGGCAGGCGAGCGCGTCTCGTTAATGATCGTCAACGCGGATACGCGCCCGCACAATCTCTCCATTCGCGATCTGAACCTGTCCTCGACAGAGCTGAAGCCGACGCAGTCTACGATGCTGCAGTTTTCTGCCGATAAAAAAGGGCGGTTTTTCTTTGTCTCGGACGCCCCCGGCTACCCGGAGAGCGGCTACCAAGGCATGCTTGTCATTGAGTAG
- a CDS encoding LLM class flavin-dependent oxidoreductase, with the protein MKYGFWLPIFGGWLRNVEDEQMPPTFDYAKQVIQSAEKWGFDTTLIAELYLNDIKGPEQDSLEAWSTAAALAAVTEKIEIMTAVRPGFHNPAVTAKMAANIDHISNGRFTLNVVSAWWEEEARQYGGIFTEHDERYERTLEFLDVLKGLWTQETFSYDGKFYQIREAKLAPKPVQKPNPVLYAGGESERGKQVISAACDAYVMHGGTVEEIERKINDMKQRRQATGQAPFAAFGMAAYVICRATDEEAQEELARITDVKESSGYAGYQDFINKSQLETQIQLRDYSVSNRGLRPNLVGTPEHIAKTILAYEQAGIDLLLLQFSPQLEEMERFAKEVMPLVESLREASHSLS; encoded by the coding sequence ATGAAATACGGCTTTTGGCTCCCGATCTTTGGCGGTTGGCTTCGCAATGTGGAAGATGAACAAATGCCGCCTACCTTTGATTACGCAAAACAAGTCATCCAGTCAGCGGAGAAGTGGGGATTCGATACGACGCTCATCGCCGAGCTGTACTTGAACGACATCAAAGGCCCGGAACAAGACTCGCTCGAAGCGTGGTCGACAGCAGCGGCACTGGCAGCCGTGACGGAAAAAATCGAGATCATGACCGCTGTGCGCCCTGGTTTTCACAACCCGGCCGTTACGGCAAAAATGGCGGCAAACATCGACCACATCAGCAACGGACGCTTTACCTTGAACGTCGTCTCGGCCTGGTGGGAGGAAGAAGCCCGGCAATACGGCGGCATTTTTACCGAGCACGACGAGCGCTACGAGAGAACGCTGGAATTTTTGGACGTTTTAAAAGGGTTGTGGACGCAGGAAACGTTCAGCTATGACGGAAAATTTTATCAAATTCGCGAAGCCAAACTTGCGCCAAAACCAGTGCAAAAGCCGAATCCGGTATTGTACGCGGGCGGGGAAAGCGAGCGTGGCAAGCAGGTGATTTCCGCAGCGTGCGATGCTTATGTCATGCACGGAGGCACCGTAGAGGAAATCGAGCGAAAAATCAACGACATGAAACAGCGTCGCCAGGCGACGGGACAAGCGCCGTTTGCAGCGTTTGGCATGGCGGCCTACGTCATTTGCCGCGCGACGGATGAAGAGGCGCAGGAGGAGCTGGCGCGCATCACCGACGTGAAAGAATCGAGCGGCTATGCAGGCTATCAGGACTTTATCAATAAATCCCAGTTGGAAACACAGATTCAATTGCGGGACTATTCCGTCTCCAACCGCGGCTTGCGCCCGAATCTGGTCGGCACGCCGGAGCATATCGCCAAGACGATTCTCGCCTACGAACAAGCGGGCATTGATCTTCTGCTGCTGCAATTTTCGCCGCAACTGGAGGAAATGGAGCGGTTTGCCAAAGAAGTCATGCCGCTGGTAGAGAGCTTGCGCGAAGCGAGCCACAGCCTTTCGTAA
- a CDS encoding ATP-grasp domain-containing protein, with product MKKIYVIHENSEWTVHLTKRLQELGLPYEEWHLDEGAVDLTAEPPNGVFYSRMSASSHTRDHRYAPELTAAVLNWLESHGRKVFNGTSALRLEVSKVAQYLALGEFGIRTPKTIATVGRKQLINAAQSFASQPFITKHNRAGKGLGVQLFHSQEALAAYVNGPDFDEPVDGITLIQEYIQAPEPYITRCEFVGGRFIYAVKVDTSEGFELCPADACQIGDLFCPVGEEVPAKPKFQVIEGFADPIIQQYERFLTANKIQVAGIEFIRNRDGEIFTYDINTNTNYNSDAEAASGIYGMLEVAKFLGRELAAIE from the coding sequence ATGAAAAAGATTTACGTCATCCATGAAAACAGCGAGTGGACCGTGCATTTGACCAAACGTTTGCAAGAGCTGGGACTGCCGTATGAGGAATGGCATCTGGACGAGGGCGCTGTCGATTTGACGGCAGAGCCGCCGAATGGCGTTTTTTACAGCCGCATGAGCGCTTCCTCCCACACCCGCGATCATCGCTATGCGCCGGAGCTGACGGCAGCGGTTCTGAACTGGCTGGAAAGCCACGGGCGCAAGGTGTTCAACGGCACGAGCGCGCTTCGGCTGGAAGTGAGCAAGGTGGCGCAATACCTCGCGCTTGGCGAGTTCGGAATTCGCACGCCGAAGACGATCGCCACCGTCGGGCGCAAGCAACTGATAAATGCGGCACAGTCGTTTGCAAGCCAGCCGTTCATCACCAAGCATAACCGAGCAGGAAAAGGCTTGGGCGTACAGTTGTTCCATTCGCAGGAAGCGTTGGCGGCTTATGTGAACGGCCCGGATTTTGACGAGCCGGTAGACGGCATTACGCTGATCCAGGAGTACATCCAGGCGCCGGAGCCGTACATTACCCGCTGTGAGTTCGTGGGCGGCCGCTTCATTTATGCGGTGAAGGTCGATACGTCGGAAGGCTTCGAACTGTGCCCGGCAGATGCGTGCCAGATCGGCGACCTGTTCTGCCCGGTGGGCGAGGAAGTGCCTGCGAAGCCGAAGTTCCAGGTGATCGAAGGCTTTGCGGATCCGATTATTCAGCAGTACGAGCGCTTTTTGACGGCGAACAAAATCCAGGTCGCAGGCATCGAGTTCATCCGCAACCGCGACGGGGAAATTTTCACCTATGACATCAACACGAATACGAACTACAACTCGGACGC